One genomic window of Burkholderia diffusa includes the following:
- the rpmG gene encoding 50S ribosomal protein L33 — MAKGARDKIKLESTAGTGHFYTTTKNKRNMPEKMAIKKFDPVVRKHVEYKETKIK; from the coding sequence ATGGCAAAAGGCGCACGCGACAAGATCAAGCTCGAGTCGACCGCTGGTACGGGTCACTTCTACACGACCACGAAGAACAAGCGCAACATGCCGGAAAAGATGGCGATCAAGAAGTTCGATCCCGTCGTCCGCAAGCATGTGGAATACAAAGAAACCAAGATCAAGTAA
- the nadB gene encoding L-aspartate oxidase, giving the protein MKFDVAIVGSGLAGLSVALNLASTRRVALIAKRSMMEGASDNAQGGIAAVLDSADSIENHVDDTLVAGGGLCDEGATRYIVEHGREAIEWLISQGVPFTKDDAAELGFHLTREGGHSHRRIIHAADATGHAVLATLSERARQHPNITFFENHHAIDLITSDRLGLPGRRCHGLYALDVDNDRTITIEAPHTVLATGGAGKVYLYTTNPDTATGDGIAMAWRAGCRVSNMEFIQFHPTCLFHPYAKSFLISEAVRGEGGLLKLPDGTRFMPAHDPRAELAPRDIVARAIDFEIKKRGIDCVYLDISHQPEAFLREHFPTIHARCLEFGIDIAKQPIPVVPAAHYTCGGVVTDLAGRTDLAGLYAVGETSYTGLHGANRLASNSLLECLVIGRAAAEAIESAGFDAETSGTLPAWDESRVSDADEEVVVAHNWDELRRLMWNYVGIVRTDKRLERAKHRLSLLRDEIHEYYANFRVTRDLLELRNLVDVATLIVKSAYSRRESRGLHYSRDWPHTLPKALPSVLTPRSRR; this is encoded by the coding sequence ATGAAATTCGACGTGGCGATCGTCGGCAGCGGCCTGGCAGGGCTGTCGGTCGCACTCAACCTGGCCAGCACGCGACGTGTCGCGCTGATCGCGAAACGTTCGATGATGGAGGGGGCAAGCGATAACGCGCAAGGCGGCATCGCGGCCGTCCTCGATTCGGCGGACAGCATCGAGAACCACGTCGACGACACGCTCGTCGCCGGCGGCGGCCTATGCGACGAAGGCGCGACGCGCTACATCGTCGAGCACGGTCGCGAAGCGATCGAATGGCTGATTTCGCAGGGCGTGCCGTTCACGAAGGACGATGCGGCCGAACTCGGTTTCCATCTGACGCGCGAAGGCGGTCACAGTCACCGCCGAATCATCCATGCGGCCGACGCGACCGGACATGCGGTGCTCGCGACGCTGTCCGAGCGCGCGCGCCAGCATCCGAACATCACGTTCTTCGAAAACCACCATGCGATCGACCTGATCACGTCGGACCGGCTCGGACTACCCGGCCGCCGCTGTCACGGCCTGTATGCGCTCGACGTCGACAACGACCGCACGATCACGATCGAGGCACCGCACACGGTGCTCGCGACCGGCGGTGCCGGCAAGGTGTACCTCTACACGACGAACCCGGACACCGCGACGGGCGACGGCATCGCGATGGCGTGGCGCGCGGGCTGCCGCGTGTCGAACATGGAATTCATCCAGTTCCACCCGACCTGCCTGTTCCATCCGTACGCAAAATCGTTCCTGATTTCGGAAGCCGTGCGCGGAGAAGGCGGTCTGCTGAAGCTGCCGGACGGCACCCGCTTCATGCCCGCACACGATCCCCGCGCGGAACTCGCGCCGCGCGACATCGTCGCGCGCGCGATCGACTTCGAGATCAAGAAGCGCGGGATCGACTGCGTATATCTCGACATCAGCCACCAGCCGGAAGCATTCCTGCGCGAGCACTTCCCGACCATCCATGCACGCTGTCTCGAATTCGGCATCGACATCGCGAAGCAGCCGATTCCGGTCGTGCCGGCCGCGCACTACACGTGCGGCGGCGTCGTCACCGACCTCGCGGGACGCACCGATCTCGCGGGCCTGTATGCGGTCGGCGAAACGTCGTACACGGGGCTGCACGGCGCGAACCGGCTCGCGAGCAATTCGCTGCTCGAATGCCTCGTGATCGGCCGCGCGGCAGCCGAGGCAATCGAGTCGGCCGGCTTTGACGCCGAAACATCGGGCACGCTGCCCGCGTGGGACGAAAGCCGTGTGTCGGATGCGGACGAGGAAGTCGTCGTCGCGCACAACTGGGACGAACTGCGCCGGCTGATGTGGAACTACGTCGGCATCGTGCGTACCGACAAACGTCTCGAGCGCGCGAAGCACCGGTTGTCGCTGCTGCGCGACGAAATCCATGAGTACTACGCGAACTTCCGCGTCACGCGCGACCTGCTCGAACTGCGTAATCTCGTCGATGTCGCGACGCTGATCGTGAAGAGCGCGTACTCGCGCCGCGAAAGCCGCGGGCTGCACTACAGCCGCGACTGGCCGCACACGCTGCCGAAGGCGCTGCCGAGCGTGCTCACGCCCCGCTCGCGCCGCTGA
- a CDS encoding mechanosensitive ion channel family protein, which yields MENLQSRLLSHRLASVIRDFHQPVMIWQAAILVGALCFAWVAARCVHGRIDARRRAAGRAPGAGAQSLKRALFPLFGGVFVGLSQLAFDPFMSTSLLSLALVPLFGIGLIYVLFFFARRVFARDGHTHAWLSIVEKIVSTVVWVAMVLTVLGIQRDVLGWLDSVQFRVANAHLTLLSLISGALWVCVTLMVAMWLGSVLEERLTRATTLDANLKVVLSRVGRALLVFAAILIGLSLVGIDVTVLGVFGGAVGVGLGFGLQKIASNYVSGFIILLDRSLRLGDAISVGGLQGVVTQIRTRYTVVRGLDGNETLIPNEKLITDVVQNQSSYLTRGYAKVAVQVAYSCDVEQALSVLAEAARGVPRVLDEPAPTPYLVGFGADGIDLELGFWIEDAAKGTSGVRSSVNRNIWRLFGEHGISIPFPQREVRVVGLPDGLAATGAVAEGVPVAVGGDAMDGRASAA from the coding sequence ATGGAGAATCTGCAGAGCCGCCTGCTGTCGCACCGGCTGGCATCGGTGATTCGGGATTTCCACCAGCCCGTGATGATCTGGCAGGCGGCGATCCTGGTCGGCGCATTGTGCTTCGCTTGGGTTGCCGCACGCTGTGTTCACGGCCGCATCGATGCGCGCCGCCGGGCCGCCGGGCGCGCGCCCGGCGCAGGCGCGCAAAGCCTGAAGCGTGCGTTGTTTCCGCTGTTCGGCGGCGTCTTCGTGGGGCTCTCTCAGCTCGCGTTCGATCCGTTCATGTCGACGTCGCTACTGTCGCTCGCGCTCGTGCCGCTGTTCGGCATCGGGCTCATCTATGTGCTGTTCTTTTTCGCGCGGCGCGTATTCGCACGCGACGGACACACGCATGCGTGGCTGTCGATCGTCGAGAAGATCGTGTCGACCGTCGTGTGGGTCGCGATGGTGCTGACCGTGCTCGGCATCCAGCGCGACGTGCTCGGCTGGCTCGACAGCGTGCAATTCCGCGTCGCGAATGCCCACCTGACGCTGCTGTCGCTGATTTCGGGCGCACTGTGGGTATGCGTGACGCTGATGGTCGCGATGTGGCTCGGCTCGGTGCTCGAGGAGCGCCTCACGCGCGCGACCACGCTCGACGCGAACCTGAAGGTCGTGCTGTCGCGGGTCGGCCGCGCGCTGCTCGTGTTCGCGGCGATCCTGATCGGGCTGTCGCTCGTCGGCATCGACGTGACGGTGCTCGGCGTGTTCGGCGGCGCGGTGGGCGTCGGCCTCGGCTTCGGGCTGCAGAAGATCGCCAGCAACTACGTGTCGGGCTTCATCATCCTGCTCGACCGCTCGCTACGGCTCGGCGACGCGATCAGCGTCGGCGGGCTGCAGGGCGTCGTCACGCAGATTCGCACGCGTTATACGGTCGTGCGCGGCCTCGACGGCAACGAGACGCTGATCCCGAACGAGAAACTGATCACCGACGTCGTGCAGAACCAGTCGTCGTACCTGACGCGCGGCTACGCGAAGGTTGCCGTGCAGGTCGCCTATTCCTGCGACGTCGAGCAGGCGCTGTCGGTGCTCGCGGAAGCCGCGAGGGGCGTGCCACGCGTGCTCGACGAGCCGGCGCCGACCCCGTACCTGGTCGGCTTCGGCGCGGACGGGATTGATCTGGAACTCGGCTTCTGGATCGAGGATGCGGCGAAAGGCACGTCGGGCGTGCGTTCGTCGGTGAACCGCAACATCTGGCGGCTCTTCGGCGAGCATGGAATTTCCATTCCGTTCCCGCAGCGCGAGGTGCGCGTGGTCGGCCTGCCGGACGGTCTGGCCGCGACCGGCGCGGTGGCCGAGGGCGTGCCCGTGGCGGTGGGCGGCGACGCGATGGACGGGCGGGCGTCGGCGGCCTAG
- the nadC gene encoding carboxylating nicotinate-nucleotide diphosphorylase has product MTSAVSPLFEAVRAQYGAAFDEAIARNVADAIAEDVGTGDQTGRLVPAGERRRARIIVREEAVLCGVPWFEAVIARIDPSIVVQWRYREGDRMAPDSTVCELEGPARALLTAERNGLNFLQLLSGVASATRRYVDRVEGTRAKILDTRKTLPGLRLAQKYAVRVGGGENQRLALYDGILIKENHIAAAGGVGEALDAAFALDAGVPVQVEVETLAQLDTALAHGAQSVLLDNFTLDMMREAVRVASGKAVLEVSGGVNFDTVRTFAETGVDRISIGALTKDVRATDYSMRIVD; this is encoded by the coding sequence ATGACGAGCGCAGTCTCTCCGCTGTTCGAAGCCGTGCGCGCACAATACGGCGCGGCATTCGACGAAGCGATCGCGCGCAACGTAGCCGATGCGATTGCCGAAGACGTCGGCACCGGCGACCAGACCGGCCGGCTCGTGCCGGCTGGCGAGCGGCGCCGTGCCCGCATCATCGTGCGCGAGGAAGCGGTGTTGTGCGGCGTGCCTTGGTTCGAGGCCGTCATCGCACGGATCGATCCGTCGATCGTCGTTCAGTGGCGGTATCGCGAAGGCGACCGGATGGCTCCGGATTCGACGGTCTGCGAACTCGAAGGGCCGGCGCGCGCGCTGCTGACGGCCGAGCGCAACGGGCTTAACTTCCTGCAACTGCTGTCGGGCGTCGCGAGTGCGACGCGCCGTTACGTCGATCGCGTCGAAGGCACGCGCGCGAAGATCCTCGATACGCGCAAGACACTGCCGGGCCTGCGGCTCGCGCAGAAGTACGCAGTGCGGGTCGGCGGCGGCGAGAACCAGCGTCTCGCGCTGTACGACGGCATCCTGATCAAGGAAAACCATATCGCGGCAGCGGGCGGTGTCGGCGAAGCGCTCGATGCGGCGTTCGCGCTCGATGCCGGCGTGCCGGTGCAGGTCGAAGTCGAGACGCTCGCGCAGCTCGACACGGCGCTCGCGCATGGCGCGCAGTCGGTGCTGCTCGACAACTTCACGCTCGACATGATGCGCGAAGCGGTGCGCGTCGCGTCCGGCAAGGCCGTGCTCGAAGTGTCGGGCGGCGTCAATTTCGATACGGTGCGCACGTTCGCGGAGACGGGCGTCGACCGCATCTCGATCGGCGCGCTGACGAAGGACGTGCGCGCAACCGACTATTCGATGCGGATCGTCGACTGA
- a CDS encoding RsmB/NOP family class I SAM-dependent RNA methyltransferase has translation MKLHGFLIGQTETLLAEVLKFTGPADATTSRFFRAHPKLGHAERGVIAEAVFAVLRRKMEFSHLAESGTGSPARRLTLLGLMQTLGRNALKPFVSDTEAAWLEHVSKIDPASLPVRVRTNLPDWIYQALSARFDAEELAQLAAALNYPAPLDLRANAQKATRDQVIDALRANGIDAGETPFAPQGVRVVGKPALTRLKLFEEGQIEVQDEGSQLLCSLVAPRRGEMVVDFCAGAGGKTLALGAMMRSTGRLYAFDVSEKRLTKLKPRLARSGLSNVNPVLIDSEHDAKIKRLAGKIDRVLVDAPCSGLGTLRRNPDLKWRQTRTSIEELTPKQASILASAARLVKKGGRLVYATCSVLDAENEAIVEQFLADHPDFVLVPAQKVLADQRIALETGDYLSLWPHRHATDGFFAAVLERRAQ, from the coding sequence ATGAAGCTGCACGGATTCCTGATTGGCCAGACCGAGACCTTGCTCGCCGAGGTGCTGAAGTTCACCGGCCCCGCCGACGCGACGACGAGCCGGTTCTTCCGCGCGCACCCGAAGCTCGGCCACGCCGAGCGCGGCGTGATCGCCGAGGCGGTGTTCGCGGTGCTGCGCCGGAAGATGGAGTTTTCGCACCTTGCCGAGAGCGGCACGGGCAGCCCTGCGCGGCGCCTGACGCTGCTCGGCCTGATGCAGACGCTCGGCCGCAATGCGCTGAAGCCGTTCGTGTCCGACACCGAGGCCGCGTGGCTCGAACACGTGTCGAAGATCGATCCGGCGAGCCTGCCGGTGCGCGTGCGCACGAACTTGCCGGACTGGATCTACCAGGCGCTGTCGGCCCGTTTCGACGCCGAGGAACTCGCGCAACTCGCCGCGGCGCTGAACTACCCGGCGCCGCTGGACCTGCGCGCCAACGCGCAGAAGGCGACGCGCGACCAGGTGATCGACGCGCTGCGCGCGAACGGCATCGACGCGGGCGAGACGCCGTTCGCGCCGCAGGGCGTGCGCGTGGTCGGCAAGCCGGCGCTCACGCGGCTGAAGCTGTTCGAGGAAGGTCAGATCGAGGTGCAGGACGAGGGCAGCCAGCTGCTGTGTTCGCTGGTCGCGCCGCGTCGCGGCGAGATGGTCGTCGATTTCTGCGCGGGTGCAGGCGGCAAGACGCTCGCGCTCGGCGCGATGATGCGCTCGACCGGGCGCCTGTATGCGTTCGACGTTTCGGAAAAGCGCCTCACGAAGCTGAAGCCGCGCCTCGCGCGCAGCGGGCTGTCGAACGTGAATCCGGTGCTGATCGACAGCGAGCACGACGCAAAGATCAAGCGGCTCGCCGGCAAGATCGACCGCGTGCTGGTCGACGCGCCATGCAGCGGGCTCGGCACGCTGCGCCGCAACCCGGACCTCAAGTGGCGCCAGACGCGCACGTCGATCGAGGAGCTCACGCCCAAGCAGGCATCGATTCTGGCGAGCGCCGCGCGTCTCGTGAAGAAGGGCGGCCGTCTCGTGTACGCGACCTGCAGCGTGCTCGACGCGGAGAACGAAGCGATCGTCGAACAGTTCCTGGCCGACCATCCGGACTTCGTGCTGGTGCCCGCGCAGAAGGTGCTGGCCGATCAGCGCATCGCGCTCGAGACCGGCGACTACCTGTCGCTGTGGCCGCACCGCCATGCGACCGACGGCTTCTTCGCCGCGGTCCTCGAACGGCGCGCGCAGTAA
- the ispH gene encoding 4-hydroxy-3-methylbut-2-enyl diphosphate reductase, giving the protein MSTTDTLSGQTVAADAEILLAQPRGFCAGVDRAIEIVERAIAMHGAPIYVRHEIVHNKYVVEDLKKKGAIFVEELEEVPAGNTVIFSAHGVSKAVRDEADVRGLRIYDATCPLVTKVHVEVAKMRQDGVDIVMIGHKGHPEVEGTMGQVERGMHLVESVEDVQKLELADPERIALVTQTTLSVDDAAEIIGALKAKYPKIREPKKQDICYATQNRQDAVKFMAPQCDVVIVVGSPNSSNSSRLREVAEKRGVAAYMVDAPDQIDPAWVAGKRRIGVTAGASAPEVLAQAVIARLRELGVRNVRALDGIEENVSFPLPRGLNLPPAA; this is encoded by the coding sequence ATGAGCACCACCGATACGCTGTCCGGGCAGACCGTCGCCGCCGATGCCGAAATCCTGCTGGCCCAGCCGCGTGGCTTCTGCGCGGGCGTCGATCGCGCGATCGAGATCGTCGAGCGCGCGATCGCGATGCACGGTGCGCCGATCTATGTCCGTCACGAGATCGTTCACAACAAGTACGTGGTCGAGGATCTGAAGAAGAAAGGCGCGATCTTCGTCGAGGAACTCGAGGAAGTGCCGGCCGGCAACACCGTGATCTTCAGCGCGCACGGCGTGTCGAAGGCCGTGCGCGACGAGGCGGACGTGCGCGGGTTGCGCATCTACGACGCAACCTGCCCGCTCGTCACGAAGGTGCACGTCGAAGTGGCGAAGATGCGCCAGGACGGTGTCGATATCGTGATGATCGGCCACAAGGGCCACCCGGAAGTCGAAGGCACGATGGGGCAGGTCGAGCGCGGCATGCATCTCGTCGAAAGCGTCGAGGACGTGCAGAAGCTCGAGCTCGCCGATCCCGAGCGCATCGCGCTCGTCACGCAGACGACGCTGTCCGTCGACGACGCCGCCGAGATCATCGGCGCGCTGAAGGCGAAGTATCCGAAGATTCGCGAACCGAAGAAGCAGGACATCTGCTACGCGACGCAAAACCGCCAGGATGCGGTGAAGTTCATGGCGCCGCAGTGCGACGTCGTGATCGTGGTCGGCAGCCCGAACAGCTCGAATTCGAGCCGTCTGCGCGAAGTGGCCGAGAAGCGCGGCGTGGCTGCGTACATGGTCGATGCGCCCGATCAGATCGATCCGGCGTGGGTCGCCGGCAAGCGCCGCATCGGCGTGACGGCCGGCGCATCGGCGCCGGAAGTGCTCGCCCAGGCCGTGATCGCGCGGTTGCGTGAGCTCGGCGTGCGCAATGTCCGCGCGCTCGACGGCATCGAGGAAAACGTGTCGTTTCCGCTGCCGCGCGGGCTGAACCTGCCGCCTGCGGCCTGA
- the nadA gene encoding quinolinate synthase NadA — protein MQSTIKSVEYDRPVSAGTVCGVGQAWAKVPDAPSAEERAALKARIKALLAREKAVLVAHYYVDAELQELADETGGCVADSLEMARFGRDHDAQTLVVAGVRFMGETAKILSPGKRVLMPDLDATCSLDLGCPVDEFSAFCDAHPDRTVVVYANTSAAVKARADWMVTSSIGLEIVADLHARGEKIIWAPDRHLGSYIQKKTGADMLLWQGSCLVHDEFKGIELDLLRAEYPDAKVLVHPESPENVVAQADVVGSTTQLIDAAVKFDATHFIVATDLGILHKMQLAAPGKTFIAAPTAGNSATCKSCAHCPWMAMNGLANLADVLERGHNEIFVDPAIGARARLPIDRMLDFAAAHKKRVQASGDLQRDQQLFANVGAA, from the coding sequence ATGCAATCGACGATCAAATCCGTCGAGTACGACCGGCCAGTCTCGGCTGGGACCGTCTGCGGCGTGGGCCAGGCGTGGGCAAAGGTGCCCGATGCACCGTCCGCAGAAGAACGCGCCGCGCTGAAGGCACGCATCAAGGCGCTGCTTGCGCGTGAAAAGGCCGTGCTCGTCGCTCACTACTACGTGGATGCCGAGTTGCAGGAACTGGCCGACGAAACCGGCGGCTGCGTCGCCGATTCGCTCGAAATGGCCCGCTTCGGCCGTGACCACGACGCACAGACGCTCGTCGTCGCCGGCGTGCGCTTCATGGGCGAAACCGCGAAGATCCTGAGCCCCGGCAAGCGCGTTCTGATGCCTGATCTCGACGCGACCTGCTCGCTCGATCTCGGCTGCCCGGTCGACGAATTCTCCGCGTTCTGCGATGCGCATCCCGACCGCACCGTTGTTGTATACGCGAACACCAGCGCCGCCGTGAAGGCGCGCGCCGACTGGATGGTCACGTCGTCGATCGGCCTCGAGATCGTCGCCGACCTGCACGCGCGGGGCGAGAAGATCATCTGGGCTCCCGATCGCCATCTCGGCAGCTACATCCAGAAGAAAACCGGCGCGGACATGCTGTTGTGGCAGGGCTCGTGCCTCGTCCACGACGAATTCAAGGGCATCGAGCTCGACCTGTTGCGCGCCGAGTATCCGGACGCGAAGGTGCTCGTGCATCCCGAGTCGCCGGAAAACGTCGTTGCGCAGGCGGATGTCGTCGGCTCGACGACGCAGCTGATCGACGCCGCCGTGAAGTTCGACGCGACGCACTTCATCGTCGCGACCGACCTCGGCATTCTGCACAAAATGCAGCTCGCGGCGCCCGGCAAGACCTTTATCGCCGCGCCGACGGCCGGCAACAGCGCAACCTGCAAGAGCTGCGCCCATTGCCCCTGGATGGCGATGAACGGCCTCGCTAACCTCGCCGACGTGCTCGAGCGCGGTCACAACGAGATCTTCGTCGATCCCGCGATCGGCGCGCGCGCGCGTCTGCCGATCGACCGGATGCTCGATTTTGCAGCGGCGCACAAGAAGCGCGTGCAGGCGAGCGGCGATCTGCAGCGAGATCAGCAACTGTTCGCGAACGTGGGGGCTGCATGA
- a CDS encoding FKBP-type peptidyl-prolyl cis-trans isomerase — protein MSIIDLSEVKPGSHVTLHYRLALADGADIVNTFSDKPATLLLGAGQLAPSLEQILIGLRVGDHSTYQLTPEQGFGPRNPDMLQRVTLSTLRENGMVGDDFTPGDLIEFNAPDGGRYAGVLKEVSETSALFDFNHPLAGQALTFEVKIIGIL, from the coding sequence ATGAGCATCATCGATCTATCCGAAGTGAAGCCCGGTTCCCATGTGACGCTGCATTACAGGCTTGCATTGGCCGACGGCGCCGACATCGTCAACACCTTCTCCGACAAGCCCGCCACGCTGCTGCTCGGCGCGGGGCAACTGGCGCCCTCGCTGGAACAGATTCTGATCGGGCTCAGGGTGGGTGACCATTCGACTTATCAGCTAACGCCCGAGCAGGGGTTCGGTCCCCGCAATCCCGACATGCTCCAGCGCGTGACGCTGTCGACGCTGCGCGAGAACGGGATGGTCGGCGACGATTTCACGCCGGGCGACCTGATCGAGTTCAACGCGCCGGACGGCGGCCGCTATGCAGGGGTGCTGAAGGAAGTCAGCGAAACCTCTGCGCTGTTCGACTTCAATCATCCGCTCGCGGGCCAAGCGCTCACGTTCGAAGTGAAAATCATCGGAATCCTGTAA
- the radC gene encoding RadC family protein produces the protein MPSPCPAAPATECRDTVDAPISAVRRIDAARPTRKRRPRNWKSHLPRERLLERGPAALTDAELIALLLGTGGGGHDVFASARALLARFGDSLRDMLDAEPDAFAMHPGIGPARSAVLIAVTEIVRRALIEKARERMQIGSPGAVEDYLRLRIGTRAHEVFVTLYLDARHGLIDVEESARGSLTRMVVYPREIVRRALMLNAAALIIAHNHPSGAVQPSAEDRRLTRMLHEALTLVDAKLLDHVVVGSDDTFSFARAGWL, from the coding sequence ATGCCGTCCCCCTGTCCCGCCGCCCCGGCGACCGAATGTCGCGACACAGTCGATGCGCCGATCTCCGCGGTCCGCCGCATCGATGCAGCCAGGCCGACGCGCAAGCGCCGCCCGCGAAACTGGAAATCCCATCTGCCGCGCGAGCGGCTGCTGGAACGCGGGCCGGCCGCGCTCACCGACGCGGAGCTGATCGCGCTGCTGCTCGGCACGGGCGGCGGCGGCCACGACGTGTTCGCCAGCGCCCGCGCGCTGCTCGCACGTTTCGGCGATTCGCTGCGCGACATGCTCGACGCGGAGCCCGACGCGTTCGCCATGCACCCGGGCATCGGCCCCGCTCGCTCGGCGGTGCTGATCGCGGTGACCGAGATCGTGCGGCGCGCGCTGATCGAGAAAGCCCGCGAGCGGATGCAGATCGGCTCGCCAGGCGCGGTCGAGGATTATCTGCGGCTCAGGATCGGCACGCGTGCGCACGAGGTTTTCGTCACGCTGTACCTGGACGCCCGTCACGGCCTGATTGACGTGGAAGAGAGCGCGCGCGGCTCGCTGACGCGGATGGTCGTCTATCCGCGCGAAATCGTGCGGCGCGCGCTCATGCTGAATGCCGCCGCGCTGATCATCGCGCACAACCATCCGTCCGGCGCGGTGCAGCCGAGCGCGGAGGATCGCCGCCTGACGCGCATGCTGCACGAAGCGCTCACGCTCGTCGACGCGAAGCTGCTCGATCACGTCGTCGTCGGCAGCGACGATACATTTTCGTTCGCGCGCGCCGGTTGGCTGTAG
- the rpmB gene encoding 50S ribosomal protein L28 → MARVCQVTGKAPMSGNNVSHANNKTKRRFLPNLQNRRFWVESENRWVRLRVSNAGLRLIDKNGIDSVLADLRARGEA, encoded by the coding sequence ATGGCACGCGTATGCCAAGTAACTGGGAAAGCGCCGATGAGCGGCAACAACGTTTCCCACGCAAACAACAAGACGAAGCGCCGCTTCCTGCCGAACCTGCAAAACCGCCGGTTCTGGGTGGAAAGCGAAAACCGCTGGGTGCGCCTGCGCGTCTCGAACGCCGGCCTGCGCCTGATCGACAAGAACGGCATCGATTCCGTGCTCGCTGACCTGCGCGCACGCGGCGAAGCCTAA
- a CDS encoding acyl-CoA desaturase, translating into MLNSLLDFLSHGLLRFSWWQVALFALAVTHVTIIGVTVYLHRCQAHRALELHPIASHFFRVWLWMTTGMLTGQWAAIHRKHHAKCETEEDPHSPQTRGIWKVFLEGAELYRAEAKNEETMRKFSHGTPNDWIERNLYSKYPILGVSLMMVIDVALFGVLGLTVWAVQMVWIPFWAAGVVNGFGHFWGYRNFNSADASTNLFPWGIVIGGEELHNNHHTFATSAKLSNKWYEFDIGWMYIRIMSAFGLAKVKKVAPTPRLNKPKTVLDQETLQAVLSNRYEVMARYGKAVKRAYRQELAHLKELGSSEKYQLMRGARKWFHKDADGLDEPQKKLLPEIFANSQKLHTYFQLRQDLAAIWDRSTASREQLLAQLQDWCHRAEQSGIKALQEFATRLRRYA; encoded by the coding sequence TTGTTGAATTCCCTGCTCGATTTTCTTTCCCACGGGCTCCTGCGCTTTTCGTGGTGGCAGGTCGCGCTGTTCGCGCTCGCCGTCACGCACGTCACGATCATCGGCGTGACGGTCTACCTGCACCGCTGCCAGGCGCACCGCGCGCTGGAGCTGCATCCGATCGCAAGTCACTTCTTCCGTGTCTGGCTGTGGATGACGACCGGCATGCTGACGGGCCAGTGGGCCGCGATCCATCGCAAGCACCACGCGAAGTGCGAAACCGAGGAAGATCCGCACAGCCCGCAGACGCGAGGCATCTGGAAGGTGTTCCTGGAAGGCGCCGAGCTGTATCGCGCGGAAGCGAAGAACGAAGAAACGATGCGCAAGTTCAGTCACGGCACGCCGAATGACTGGATCGAGCGCAATCTGTACTCGAAGTACCCGATCCTCGGCGTGAGCCTGATGATGGTGATCGACGTCGCGCTGTTCGGCGTGCTCGGCCTGACCGTGTGGGCCGTGCAGATGGTCTGGATTCCGTTCTGGGCCGCGGGTGTCGTGAACGGTTTCGGCCACTTCTGGGGCTACCGCAACTTCAACTCGGCCGACGCGAGCACGAACCTGTTCCCGTGGGGCATCGTGATCGGCGGTGAAGAACTGCACAATAACCACCACACGTTCGCGACGTCGGCGAAGCTGTCGAACAAGTGGTACGAATTCGACATCGGCTGGATGTACATCCGCATCATGTCGGCATTCGGTCTCGCGAAGGTGAAGAAGGTCGCGCCGACGCCGCGTCTGAACAAGCCGAAGACGGTGCTCGACCAGGAAACGCTGCAGGCCGTGCTGTCGAACCGCTACGAAGTGATGGCGCGCTACGGCAAGGCCGTGAAGCGTGCGTACCGCCAGGAGCTCGCGCACCTGAAGGAACTCGGTTCGAGCGAGAAGTACCAGCTGATGCGCGGCGCGCGCAAGTGGTTCCACAAGGACGCCGACGGCCTCGACGAGCCGCAGAAGAAGCTGCTGCCGGAGATTTTCGCGAACAGTCAGAAGCTGCATACGTATTTCCAGCTGCGCCAGGATCTGGCCGCGATCTGGGATCGTTCGACCGCGTCGCGCGAACAACTTCTCGCGCAATTGCAGGATTGGTGCCATCGCGCGGAACAAAGCGGCATCAAGGCGCTGCAGGAATTTGCGACACGCCTGCGTCGCTACGCCTGA